A stretch of Ptychodera flava strain L36383 unplaced genomic scaffold, AS_Pfla_20210202 Scaffold_64__1_contigs__length_706160_pilon, whole genome shotgun sequence DNA encodes these proteins:
- the LOC139128681 gene encoding carbohydrate sulfotransferase 1-like translates to MAAQKYVGVTILVAVVMITTPYYYSMWAKRSEKRFRVHPSGQNEPHPAPKSSKTQTGAATERNRVSIEASLNSETVTKDTSSKKADSIRSDSKTNLLIIGRMSSASSATGMLFSKRDDTFYVGEPGHMLCKTVFHKHTYIDSADYLEEMQPQLCQFLGDMFSCDFSSHGYYVDQLNLKGVHPGRRSFGNLNYPITTAVLSKFCQSKHNIIAKVLRFSDITPCLPTFQKYNVKFVFLARDPRGLITSRLRRWGPILANLNNEESDKYFPVAKIVKEHCAWLDKVFNLLKDGPKWFRENSMLVRFDDKCLFPGTIDQAIYDFVGIAAPSPSSPISQSHNESARNWLITHSYERMRELQDYCPEHIYNEFGWLVINNKKEFEKAKNSWYRPMPRDEIIPSYNLP, encoded by the coding sequence CTCAAAAGTATGTTGGCGTAACCATACTGGTAGCCGTAGTGATGATCACTACACCATATTATTATTCAATGTGGGCAAAACGTTCAGAAAAAAGATTTCGTGTTCACCCGTCCGGTCAAAACGAGCCACATCCAGCTCCCAAGTCATCCAAAACACAAACCGGAGCAGCGACTGAACGCAACAGAGTATCTATTGAAGCCTCACTCAATTCAGAGACAGTTACAAAGGATACATCGTCCAAAAAAGCTGACTCGATTCGAAGTGACTCCAAGACAAATTTACTTATAATTGGACGTATGTCGTCCGCTTCTTCTGCAACCGGCATGCTATTTTCTAAACGAGATGATACTTTCTACGTCGGAGAGCCGGGACACATGCTGTGCAAAACAGTAtttcacaaacacacatacattgaCAGTGCCGATTACCTCGAGGAAATGCAGCCACAGCTCTGCCAGTTTCTAGGAGATATGTTTAGCTGTGATTTTTCCTCGCATGGCTACTATGTGGATCAATTGAATCTAAAAGGAGTTCATCCAGGTCGGAGAAGCTTTGGGAATCTCAATTATCCAATAACTACAGCTGTACTATCGAAATTCTGtcaatcaaaacataatatcATCGCCAAAGTTCTTCGCTTCAGTGACATTACGCCATGCCTGCCCACTTTTCAGAAGTACAatgttaaatttgtgtttttggcTCGAGACCCCAGGGGGCTGATCACCTCTCGACTGCGTCGATGGGGACCAATTTTGGCAAATCTAAATAATGAAGAAAGCGATAAATATTTTCCCGTTGCAAAAATAGTGAAAGAACACTGTGCATGGCTAGACAAGGTGTTTAATTTACTAAAGGATGGTCCGAAGTGGTTTAGGGAGAACTCCATGCTGGTTCGCTTTGATGATAAGTGTCTGTTCCCCGGAACCATCGACCAGGCAATCTATGACTTCGTCGGAATCGCTGCGCCCTCTCCTAGCTCCCCGATTTCCCAAAGCCACAATGAATCAGCAAGAAACTGGCTGATTACCCATAGCTATGAGAGAATGAGAGAATTACAAGATTACTGCCCAGAACATATTTACAATGAATTTGGATGGTTGGTGATCAATAATAAGAAGGAATTTGAGAAGGCGAAGAATTCTTGGTACCGACCAATGCCAAGGGATGAAATCATACCGAGCTATAATCTACCCTAA